The following proteins are co-located in the Colletotrichum lupini chromosome 4, complete sequence genome:
- a CDS encoding RNA recognition domain-containing protein: MAAPAFLQQSQPFRPSNTQAPFLSSVNPFERDAAMPVGTPYANPSSVAASVLIRRLPLNTSEESLRLMVVWSKELVDVEVLPVDQSEDKGFRSAVLKFRTTNGAIETKNMLNGKSNISNDANMIVEILGGSPTTSRRYAEPAGTGSSSTASSAASSAPSSRQPSRFNGGFQSLEKISPPMNGIYGSSELPNPESSAHYQNLFSPQSPIGNHLTERTRISGKSLINNDAADDDETGELLKDPVAYAENGATAQRRATAPQLPISRLASLSLNTTSTTPSPSSLPQYGQQGIAAMSAHPVMSPTVMGGGPHTVPFHMGTGPYGRHNFPPVNPADQNPPCNTLYVGNLPIDTSEEELKAMFSKQRGYKRLCFRTKQNGPMCFVEFEDVSFATKALHELYGHPLHNSVKGGIRLSFSKNPLGVRSGQTPGQSTSPMSGMMTGSTNGFKTTNGPPPGLSAPPGLGSGRFSNGSSGTPPYAVAGFPASGNNNVWNGYNSNTMTAGGPGSMMNGNNSNYLPPHMLGR, translated from the coding sequence ATGGCTGCGCCGGCTTTTCTACAACAATCGCAACCTTTCAGGCCCTCCAACACCCAGGCACCGTTCCTCTCGTCCGTCAACCCCTTTGAGCGCGATGCGGCTATGCCTGTCGGAACGCCATACGCCAACCCGTCTTCTGTGGCGGCCTCTGTTCTGATTCGTCGCCTTCCGCTGAACACTTCGGAAGAATCGCTTCGACTCATGGTGGTTTGGTCCAAAGAGCTTGTTGACGTTGAAGTGCTCCCCGTAGATCAATCAGAAGACAAGGGATTCCGCTCGGCCGTCCTGAAGTTCCGGACTACGAATGGGGCAATCGAAACAAAGAATATGCTAAACGGGAAATCCAACATTTCTAACGACGCCAATATGATTGTCGAGATTCTCGGAGGCAGCCCAACCACGTCGAGAAGGTACGCCGAACCCGCAGGGACCGGATCGTCGAGCACTGCATCCTCCGCGGCCTCTTCAGCCCCATCCTCGCGACAACCATCACGATTCAACGGCGGATTCCAATCTCTCGAAAAGATATCGCCACCTATGAACGGTATATACGGCTCCAGCGAATTGCCCAACCCAGAGTCCAGCGCGCACTACCAGAACCTGTTCTCGCCTCAGTCTCCTATCGGAAATCACCTCACAGAACGGACACGCATCTCTGGGAAATCGTTGATTAACAATGATGCGGCTGATGATGACGAGACCGGCGAGCTCCTGAAGGACCCAGTCGCCTACGCGGAAAACGGAGCTACGGCTCAGAGAAGAGCCACCGCCCCACAGTTGCCCATATCGCGTTTGGCGAGCCTGTCCCTCAACACCACCAGCACAACACCAAGCCCATCGTCGCTTCCGCAGTACGGTCAGCAAGGAATTGCAGCGATGTCGGCTCACCCAGTCATGTCACCCACTGTGATGGGCGGGGGGCCACATACTGTACCCTTCCATATGGGAACTGGTCCTTACGGCCGCCATAACTTCCCCCCGGTCAATCCTGCTGACCAGAATCCACCTTGCAACACTCTCTACGTGGGCAACCTTCCTATCGACACGTCTGAGGAAGAGCTCAAGGCCATGTTCTCCAAGCAACGGGGCTACAAGAGGCTTTGCTTCCGGACCAAGCAGAACGGGCCCATGTGTTTTGTGGAGTTCGAGGATGTATCCTTTGCTACCAAAGCTCTCCATGAGCTCTACGGACATCCGCTTCACAATAGCGTAAAGGGCGGAATTCGCCTCAGCTTCTCGAAGAACCCCTTGGGAGTCAGGTCGGGTCAGACTCCAGGTCAATCAACGTCTCCAATGAGCGGCATGATGACAGGTTCCACGAATGGGTTCAAGACCACCAACGGTCCTCCTCCAGGACTTTCAGCACCACCTGGTCTTGGCTCTGGGCGATTCAGTAACGGCTCCTCGGGCACACCACCTTACGCAGTTGCTGGCTTCCCAGCAAGCGGTAATAACAACGTGTGGAACGGGTACAACAGCAATACCATGACTGCTGGTGGGCCTGGTTCCATGATGAATGGAAACAACTCAAACTACCTGCCACCTCACATGCTTGGCAGGTAA
- a CDS encoding Ras family protein, whose amino-acid sequence MSRHNRHHQSCRELHVVVLGAGGVGKSCLTAQFVHNEWIESYDPTIEDTYRTQLQVDGRQVVLEILDTAGTEQFVAMRDLYMKSGQGFILVFSITSSSSMNEIEMLREEITRIKDDDNVPIVIVGNKADLEEQRSVPRQRAFACSQMWDAPYYETSARTRTNVDAVFIDICRQLLMKDEKFQNQAAHEDEDHEYEKNPGLMGFAKRKHRRRRRPDGHRCVIL is encoded by the exons ATGTCACGCCACAACAGGCATCATCAGTCCTG TCGTGAGCTCCATGTCGTGGTGCTGGGTGCCG GAGGTGTTGGAAAGAGTTGCTTAACAG CTCAATTCGTTCACAATGAGTGGATCGAGAGTTACGACCCGACAATTGAAGACACCTACCGGACACAATTACAGGTTGAT GGACGGCAAGTGGTCTTGGAAAT CCTCGACACCGCGGGCACAGAGCAGTTTG TTGCCATGCGTGACCTTTACATGAAATCTGGCCAAGGCTTCATTCTGGTCTTCAGCATCACCTCATCGTCCTCTATGAACGAGATTGAGATGCTCCGAGAGGAAATTACCCGCATCAAGGACGACGACAATGTTcccatcgtcatcgtcggcAATAAGGCCGACTTGGAAGAGCAGCGGTCCGTACCTAGACAAAGGGCTTTTGCGTGCTCTCAGATGTGGGATGCGCCTTACTACGAAACGAGCGCAAGGACACGAA CCAACGTCGACGCCGTTTTTATAGACATTTGTCGCCAGCTTCTCATGAAGGATGAGAAGTTCCAAAACCAAGCCGCTCATGAAGATGAAGACCACGAGTACGAGAAAAACCCAGGTCTCATGGGTTTTGCAAAGCGGAAGCACCGAAGGCGCAGACGTCCTGACGGTCACCGATGCGTCATCCTTTGA